The proteins below are encoded in one region of Candidatus Saccharimonadales bacterium:
- a CDS encoding DNA translocase FtsK 4TM domain-containing protein: MAKSAKKSKSKAKKTQVPASLAPGVGREAAAVAVLALGLLLLVALFFVGGRLTDGLIDVLSWQFGRVVYVLPFALIYTAIRLFLAKTRELHLIHYGGLLLLVASLAGLFSLLSDVTDFATARQGVGGGVIGFGMSVALAALLSQVGAGIALVATSVIGAVLAANVTLSEVWAAFGRLRASSAQTRDDFASQLGEDMPAKMKINAKVPLAKSGSSSNRIEESTAEPEVLTASNDPDWTLPSIELLEDKQGKASAGKPEEKAEIIKETLRSFGVDVEMEEVNIGPTVTQYTLRPASGVKLSKITELEHNLALNLAAQSLRVEAPIPGKSAVGIEVPNEKSAVVRLREILQADEWLQAKSSLNFVLGRGVAGNAEVADLAKMPHLLVAGATGSGKSVMINAFLLSLLYRNSPADLKLILVDPKQVELSLYKDIPHLLSPVITDPEKTISALKWAVAEMERRYSVFAELGKRNIGEYNSSQTDEHMPYIVIVIDEMADLMMLAAQDVESLIVRLAQKSRATGIHLVLATQRPSVNVITGLIKANVPARMSFSTVSQVDSRTIIDSAGAEKLLGNGDMLFLAPDFIKPRRNQGVFISEQEVRKVTDFLREARPPQYNDEVLNQKVKLGGGANALGDIGDGDDDLFMDAAKLVIESGKASASLLQRRLRVGYSRAARLIDMLEEQGIVSGPDGSRPRDVLVRDVSEIMGDDEL; encoded by the coding sequence ATGGCAAAGTCGGCAAAAAAGTCCAAATCCAAAGCTAAAAAAACCCAGGTTCCCGCCAGTCTGGCGCCGGGCGTTGGCCGCGAGGCCGCCGCCGTAGCTGTGCTGGCGCTCGGTCTGTTGCTGCTAGTAGCGCTGTTCTTTGTCGGTGGTCGTCTAACTGATGGACTGATCGATGTCTTATCTTGGCAGTTTGGCCGGGTAGTATATGTACTACCTTTTGCTTTAATCTACACTGCTATCCGGCTGTTTCTAGCTAAGACACGAGAGTTACATCTGATTCATTACGGTGGCTTACTACTCTTAGTGGCTTCGCTAGCTGGCTTGTTTAGCCTCTTGAGTGATGTGACCGACTTCGCAACGGCCCGACAGGGTGTCGGTGGCGGAGTGATCGGTTTCGGTATGAGTGTTGCCCTGGCGGCACTGTTAAGCCAGGTAGGGGCTGGGATTGCTTTGGTAGCTACCAGTGTGATCGGTGCAGTGCTAGCTGCAAATGTGACCTTAAGCGAGGTCTGGGCAGCATTCGGCCGCTTGCGGGCGAGTAGTGCCCAGACGCGAGATGATTTCGCCTCTCAGCTAGGCGAGGATATGCCGGCTAAGATGAAGATTAATGCCAAAGTACCGTTAGCTAAATCAGGTAGCAGTTCAAATCGTATTGAGGAGAGCACCGCTGAGCCGGAGGTTCTAACCGCCAGTAACGACCCTGACTGGACACTGCCTTCTATAGAGTTACTAGAAGATAAGCAGGGCAAGGCTAGCGCTGGAAAACCCGAAGAGAAAGCCGAAATTATTAAAGAGACCCTACGTAGCTTCGGTGTAGACGTTGAGATGGAAGAGGTTAATATCGGGCCAACCGTTACTCAATATACATTGCGACCGGCTAGCGGCGTTAAATTGAGCAAGATTACGGAGCTAGAGCATAACCTGGCGTTGAACTTAGCGGCTCAATCGCTGCGAGTTGAGGCCCCGATTCCTGGCAAGAGTGCAGTCGGTATCGAGGTGCCAAACGAGAAATCGGCTGTGGTTCGTTTGCGAGAGATATTACAGGCGGATGAGTGGCTACAGGCCAAGAGTTCGCTTAATTTCGTTCTCGGACGTGGAGTGGCAGGAAATGCCGAAGTGGCCGATCTGGCTAAAATGCCCCATTTGCTAGTAGCCGGCGCTACCGGTTCTGGTAAGTCGGTGATGATTAACGCTTTTTTGCTTAGTCTCCTTTATCGTAACTCGCCGGCCGACTTAAAGCTGATTTTAGTCGATCCGAAGCAGGTGGAGCTGAGCTTGTATAAGGACATCCCGCACTTACTCAGTCCGGTAATCACCGATCCGGAGAAGACGATTTCGGCCCTGAAGTGGGCCGTGGCGGAGATGGAACGGCGTTATAGCGTGTTTGCCGAACTGGGTAAACGTAACATCGGTGAGTACAACTCCTCTCAAACCGACGAACATATGCCATATATCGTCATCGTCATCGATGAGATGGCCGACCTGATGATGCTAGCCGCTCAAGATGTGGAGAGCTTAATCGTCCGCTTAGCGCAGAAGTCGCGCGCTACCGGTATCCACTTGGTATTAGCGACCCAGAGACCCAGTGTAAACGTGATCACTGGCTTGATTAAGGCTAACGTACCGGCTCGGATGAGCTTCTCGACCGTTAGTCAGGTCGACTCCCGAACCATCATTGATTCGGCCGGAGCCGAAAAGTTGCTAGGGAATGGCGACATGCTGTTTCTTGCCCCTGATTTTATCAAGCCACGACGTAATCAAGGTGTATTTATAAGTGAGCAGGAAGTACGTAAGGTAACTGATTTCTTAAGGGAAGCCCGACCACCGCAGTACAACGATGAGGTGCTGAACCAGAAAGTAAAGCTGGGCGGAGGAGCTAACGCACTCGGTGATATCGGTGATGGAGATGATGACTTATTTATGGATGCAGCTAAGCTGGTCATCGAGTCGGGGAAGGCTTCGGCTTCATTGCTACAGCGTCGCCTCCGGGTCGGTTACTCACGCGCCGCGCGCTTGATCGACATG